A stretch of the Natrinema pellirubrum DSM 15624 genome encodes the following:
- a CDS encoding VirB4 family type IV secretion system protein, whose protein sequence is MSSNTADSEYNARKIHQSLGGTTAFFQGYTIGELMLFLTVAFVTVIAATFVPSALTIPILGFGIMLIILLFLLHKVKPDYLWLTEWLIARFGWAIKNKEYTHGGEDNSEVRYLTRLNRVYPHAIERTDGALVGAMKVEPANMALEDDEAWANAVQSFSEFVNSTVDFPVKIYITSREIDEDDVVREHQNRLGDTDVRSRPVLKRLLEEYVSSNTTENGDIDSEKTTIREYYLITSVTDSDIEQFDETGDSVLSYLVDVPVLGRLFGRFQSEELSESKRDQLKEEKLESRLAQLRRGGSSLYRCSISPVDAYDLARVTKEYWTCQSQDYADITNALGTFPVVSHGISDGVPATPDPEDVIDAMDDSSDETADWEYSLEDLDEEDTADEPSVSDADCLPDTSTMHQSVVAPSSIDWETTYAVINDETFVRTFWIEQFPEEPSDGLLERLLLETDLQTDLSIHLDPFDSQSAQDMMADWISDLKINQHDSNSLKAEDLQDDIDQAKYMRSLVRANKASFYRGGVFIRLAAESQQELENQTTRLRSIIKDAPANCTLKVASRWQERGLATVSPLGRNELGRDRMSTLTNQAIGAMFPFSSNYQMMDDGIEYGYHGHNGSPIRINPWNLETGHSELVVGMPGAGKTFGGIMRHLRMMKRRTDTMLVLVDPVGGFRGIADALNAKTITVGGDTKLNPLEIRQTPQNVFESSDGVSPLSAKKDEVYAVLENFLDARDIELGAETGVLSYVIDEAYRQEGIVEDDVSTHTSENSPTMQDIHRILCDIAENPDEHNIAASESARERAAQYADELAIAFQPFREGGSYENLSHRSEIDILEGDNKVVYIDLGQIEGSASGIDRQTFLMQLLLSTIYQQAKNTQRNVELAIDEAHYLFEDQANLDFLETAFRHQRHAGLRMVLLSQTAQEFYETEQAEKIIGMCPIKVFHKLPELDDRTADKIGLTKEQRQYVRGADAGKADLGYSQALVRVEEHGTYPLHVVADEFEKRVIDYEPADQAFIQQAMNDDSAELLAFEEFVETEAQQNALATRLDITAETASKLLEEDFSKTEILDAVVEQALETETDTEEAPIQTDGGASAPDQRTTDPECDN, encoded by the coding sequence ATGAGTTCGAATACAGCAGACAGCGAGTACAATGCACGGAAAATTCATCAATCACTGGGTGGCACGACAGCGTTCTTCCAAGGCTACACGATCGGCGAACTCATGTTGTTTCTCACGGTGGCGTTCGTCACCGTCATCGCAGCAACGTTCGTCCCCTCTGCACTGACGATTCCTATTCTCGGGTTCGGGATCATGCTCATTATCCTTCTCTTCCTCCTCCACAAAGTCAAACCCGACTACCTCTGGCTCACCGAATGGCTCATCGCTCGATTCGGCTGGGCGATCAAGAACAAGGAGTACACACATGGTGGCGAGGACAACAGCGAAGTTCGCTATTTGACCCGTCTCAATCGGGTGTATCCACACGCCATCGAACGAACCGATGGCGCACTCGTCGGAGCGATGAAAGTCGAACCGGCGAATATGGCCCTCGAGGACGACGAGGCTTGGGCGAATGCCGTGCAGTCATTTTCAGAGTTCGTCAATTCGACTGTCGACTTCCCCGTGAAGATCTACATCACTAGCCGCGAAATCGACGAAGACGACGTCGTTCGCGAACACCAGAATCGACTTGGCGATACTGACGTTCGCTCGCGGCCAGTCCTGAAGCGCCTCCTCGAGGAGTACGTCTCCTCCAACACGACTGAAAATGGGGATATCGACTCTGAAAAGACGACAATCCGAGAGTACTATCTCATCACTTCGGTGACCGACAGCGACATCGAACAGTTCGATGAAACCGGTGATAGTGTACTGTCCTATCTCGTAGATGTACCAGTTCTCGGGCGACTCTTCGGTCGCTTTCAGTCTGAGGAATTGAGTGAGTCCAAGCGCGACCAACTCAAAGAAGAGAAACTCGAATCGCGACTCGCACAACTCCGCCGAGGTGGATCGTCGCTCTATCGGTGTTCGATCAGCCCCGTCGACGCGTATGACCTCGCTCGAGTCACGAAGGAGTACTGGACGTGCCAATCGCAAGACTACGCCGATATCACGAACGCACTCGGAACGTTCCCAGTCGTCTCTCACGGCATCAGCGATGGTGTGCCAGCAACGCCAGATCCAGAGGATGTCATCGATGCGATGGACGACAGCAGTGACGAAACTGCGGACTGGGAGTACTCCCTCGAGGATCTCGATGAAGAAGACACTGCTGACGAACCGTCGGTTTCCGACGCCGATTGTCTGCCGGACACGTCGACGATGCACCAGTCAGTGGTTGCTCCGTCGTCGATCGATTGGGAGACGACCTACGCCGTGATCAACGACGAGACGTTCGTTCGCACCTTCTGGATCGAACAGTTCCCTGAGGAACCATCCGATGGGCTTCTCGAGCGACTCTTACTCGAGACAGATCTGCAGACAGATCTCAGCATCCATCTCGATCCGTTCGATAGTCAGTCGGCCCAAGACATGATGGCAGATTGGATTTCGGATTTGAAGATCAACCAGCATGATTCGAACAGTCTCAAAGCCGAAGATCTGCAGGACGATATCGACCAGGCGAAGTACATGCGGTCGCTCGTCCGAGCGAACAAAGCGTCATTCTATCGGGGTGGTGTGTTCATTCGCCTCGCTGCCGAGAGTCAGCAGGAACTCGAGAATCAGACGACTCGATTACGCTCGATCATCAAAGACGCACCAGCCAACTGTACGCTGAAAGTCGCGAGTCGATGGCAGGAGAGAGGACTCGCAACGGTCTCACCGCTCGGTCGGAACGAACTCGGTCGCGATCGAATGTCGACGCTGACCAATCAGGCCATTGGCGCGATGTTTCCGTTCTCGTCGAACTACCAGATGATGGACGACGGAATCGAGTACGGCTATCACGGCCACAATGGCTCTCCAATCCGCATCAATCCGTGGAATCTCGAGACGGGCCACAGCGAACTCGTCGTCGGGATGCCCGGCGCTGGAAAGACGTTCGGTGGGATTATGCGCCACCTGCGGATGATGAAGCGGCGCACCGACACGATGCTTGTCCTCGTCGATCCAGTCGGCGGCTTCCGTGGTATCGCAGATGCCCTGAACGCGAAGACAATCACCGTCGGGGGCGATACGAAATTGAATCCCCTCGAGATCCGTCAGACGCCCCAGAACGTGTTCGAGTCCAGCGATGGGGTCTCTCCCCTTTCGGCGAAGAAAGACGAGGTCTACGCCGTTCTCGAGAACTTCCTCGACGCTCGTGATATCGAACTCGGGGCCGAAACTGGTGTCCTCTCGTATGTGATCGACGAAGCCTACCGACAGGAAGGGATCGTTGAGGACGACGTCTCGACGCACACATCAGAGAACTCGCCGACGATGCAGGACATCCACCGGATCCTCTGTGATATCGCTGAGAACCCGGACGAACACAACATTGCAGCATCCGAATCCGCTCGCGAACGTGCCGCACAGTACGCGGACGAACTCGCGATTGCGTTCCAGCCGTTCCGCGAAGGTGGCTCCTACGAAAACCTCTCCCACCGCTCGGAGATCGATATCCTCGAGGGCGACAACAAGGTCGTCTACATCGATCTTGGTCAGATCGAGGGGAGCGCCTCGGGGATTGACCGCCAGACGTTCCTAATGCAACTACTGCTATCGACGATCTACCAGCAGGCGAAGAACACCCAACGGAACGTCGAACTCGCGATCGACGAGGCACACTACCTCTTCGAGGATCAGGCCAATCTCGACTTCCTCGAGACGGCGTTCCGCCACCAACGCCACGCTGGCCTCCGGATGGTCTTGCTCTCTCAGACGGCCCAGGAGTTCTATGAGACCGAGCAGGCCGAGAAGATCATTGGGATGTGTCCGATCAAAGTCTTCCACAAACTCCCTGAACTTGACGATCGGACAGCCGACAAAATCGGGTTGACGAAAGAACAGCGCCAGTACGTCAGAGGTGCCGACGCCGGGAAAGCGGACCTCGGCTACAGTCAGGCACTCGTTCGCGTTGAGGAACACGGCACCTATCCCTTGCACGTGGTCGCAGATGAGTTCGAGAAGCGGGTTATCGATTACGAGCCAGCGGATCAGGCCTTCATCCAGCAGGCGATGAACGACGATTCAGCGGAACTGCTCGCGTTCGAGGAATTCGTCGAAACCGAAGCACAACAAAACGCGCTTGCGACCCGCCTCGATATCACTGCTGAGACGGCGAGCAAACTCCTCGAAGAAGATTTCAGCAAAACGGAAATCCTCGATGCAGTCGTCGAACAGGCTCTTGAGACAGAGACGGACACCGAAGAGGCACCGATCCAGACCGATGGCGGAGCGTCAGCTCCCGACCAGCGCACAACCGACCCCGAATGTGACAATTAA
- a CDS encoding pilin: MWISFLVIMTGSAAAQSDVGDVYCGTGVETGITIVFGAIAGLGLPATGFYVCRAGLSYMRAGGNPEKKNTAKERLVMSGVGFGIIVLALISPELIDNVGSQMGFEFSSCVQPF; the protein is encoded by the coding sequence ATGTGGATCTCATTCCTCGTCATTATGACTGGCTCAGCGGCTGCCCAGTCGGATGTCGGTGATGTCTACTGTGGAACTGGCGTCGAAACAGGGATCACGATCGTCTTTGGGGCGATTGCCGGGCTTGGACTCCCTGCAACGGGTTTCTACGTCTGTCGAGCGGGGCTCTCGTACATGCGTGCGGGCGGCAATCCTGAGAAAAAGAACACCGCCAAAGAGCGACTGGTGATGTCGGGTGTTGGATTTGGCATCATCGTCCTTGCGCTCATCTCGCCCGAACTCATCGACAATGTTGGAAGTCAGATGGGATTCGAGTTCTCGAGTTGCGTGCAGCCATTCTGA
- a CDS encoding HVO_A0114 family putative DNA-binding protein has translation MPSHDQTLHIRINSSSDRSDPEDTLAALDADEGVDPKPSTLSVADLETFGRIFRPTNLELLEEIADHEPESICELARTVDRHPPEVTDNVTELADCGLVDLEENGRAKRPVVWYDEIDVDIPIGQHSPDVAPA, from the coding sequence ATCCCAAGCCATGACCAAACACTCCATATCCGAATCAATTCGTCGTCCGACCGCAGCGACCCCGAGGACACGCTTGCAGCTCTCGATGCCGATGAGGGTGTCGACCCGAAGCCGTCGACGCTCTCCGTTGCGGACCTCGAGACGTTCGGCCGGATCTTCCGGCCGACGAACCTTGAACTGCTCGAGGAAATCGCGGACCATGAGCCTGAGAGCATTTGTGAACTCGCCCGGACCGTTGACCGTCACCCGCCGGAAGTGACTGATAACGTCACTGAACTCGCCGATTGCGGCCTTGTCGACCTTGAGGAGAATGGCCGTGCAAAGCGGCCGGTCGTCTGGTACGATGAGATCGATGTCGACATTCCAATCGGCCAGCACTCGCCTGATGTTGCGCCGGCGTAA
- a CDS encoding phage integrase SAM-like domain-containing protein translates to MTSEKVSREGTGRSLASSFDRYLQDKGKGRGGDGGNYRRNAARELERFSGWAAGDRGDDDWTGIVADDIDREPIFEDLDEHVFREYARHLAGDRGLKQNTVQTYYRYISAWCGWCVNEGYLEVHYAQRASAMAPLPEDDGRKPGDQQAWTSEQRHALTRYVDERARNAIETYTTLPEDVDPLDRQRARYEALKASRDRTLVFVLAYTAVRVGELLRDPNDPRRRGIRWEEISLEDGSMDVYRKKQQWDAASLPDPVISPLRSYRKLMNPPTERWPVFPTFDQRTLAGLVQEELADRGEHPDSIDGLREESARDLLLALDEDIRPPSITTDGARSILQRLSDIAEIDIDHPKHDYLAPHGGRRGMGEVLVRAFGYTAAARYLDNSEEMVRERYSHIEAGELGDVATEALNEIDSA, encoded by the coding sequence ATGACCTCCGAGAAAGTATCTAGAGAAGGCACCGGGCGGTCACTCGCCAGTTCCTTCGATCGCTACTTGCAAGACAAAGGGAAGGGCCGCGGTGGCGATGGCGGGAACTACAGAAGAAACGCAGCACGCGAACTCGAACGGTTCTCTGGGTGGGCCGCCGGCGACCGCGGCGATGACGATTGGACCGGAATCGTTGCTGACGACATCGACCGAGAACCCATCTTTGAGGACCTCGACGAACACGTGTTCCGCGAGTACGCTCGTCACCTCGCCGGTGATCGAGGACTCAAACAGAATACTGTACAAACCTATTACCGCTATATCTCTGCATGGTGCGGCTGGTGCGTCAATGAGGGCTACCTCGAAGTCCACTATGCCCAGCGGGCGAGTGCGATGGCGCCGCTTCCCGAGGATGACGGCCGTAAGCCCGGTGACCAGCAGGCTTGGACGTCTGAACAGCGTCACGCACTCACCCGCTATGTCGACGAGCGAGCCCGCAACGCCATTGAGACGTACACGACGCTTCCGGAGGATGTTGATCCACTTGACAGGCAGCGAGCGCGATACGAGGCGCTGAAGGCGTCTCGTGACCGAACCCTCGTGTTCGTCCTCGCGTACACAGCTGTTCGTGTCGGGGAACTGCTTCGAGATCCGAACGACCCGCGCCGGCGCGGGATCCGTTGGGAGGAGATCTCGCTCGAGGACGGGAGTATGGATGTCTACCGGAAGAAACAGCAGTGGGACGCAGCGAGTCTCCCTGACCCGGTAATTTCGCCGCTGCGGAGCTACCGGAAACTCATGAACCCACCAACCGAGCGCTGGCCGGTGTTCCCGACGTTCGACCAGCGGACGCTCGCGGGACTCGTGCAGGAAGAGCTAGCCGATCGAGGGGAACACCCAGATTCAATCGATGGCCTACGAGAGGAGTCTGCTCGAGACCTCTTGTTGGCGCTCGACGAGGATATTCGGCCACCGTCGATTACGACGGATGGCGCACGGTCGATTCTCCAACGACTCTCAGATATCGCAGAGATCGACATTGATCATCCGAAACACGACTATCTCGCACCCCACGGCGGCCGCCGTGGGATGGGTGAAGTTCTTGTCCGGGCATTCGGATACACTGCTGCCGCCCGGTACCTTGATAACTCCGAGGAAATGGTGCGGGAACGGTATTCGCATATTGAGGCCGGCGAATTGGGCGATGTTGCTACGGAAGCCCTTAACGAGATAGATTCTGCTTAA
- a CDS encoding DUF7342 family protein encodes MTEDKSNSESLMDRQTTGEDRVRMVARQLSEPRTANWIASEAGWSHEPTKRALERLVDDGILHRDESGTHTTYYPDYRRQAMQEAMRLRDSGHTVEELTDRLADMKAQIRDWEDKFDVESPNQLRGTLANETLDADEEDYRREIAREWEHLQRRIKIVGFAIREWDFLSPTTEPAEASS; translated from the coding sequence ATGACCGAAGATAAATCAAACTCTGAGAGCCTGATGGACCGTCAGACCACGGGTGAAGACCGTGTACGGATGGTCGCACGGCAGCTGTCGGAGCCGCGGACGGCAAACTGGATCGCGTCTGAAGCGGGCTGGTCACACGAACCCACCAAGCGCGCCCTCGAGCGACTCGTCGACGACGGGATCCTTCACCGTGATGAGAGTGGCACTCATACTACGTACTATCCCGATTACCGTCGTCAGGCGATGCAAGAGGCAATGCGCCTTCGAGATAGCGGTCACACTGTCGAGGAACTCACGGATCGGCTCGCCGATATGAAGGCACAAATCCGTGACTGGGAGGATAAGTTCGATGTCGAGTCACCGAACCAGCTTCGTGGGACGCTCGCCAACGAGACCCTTGACGCTGACGAAGAAGACTATCGACGTGAGATCGCTCGTGAGTGGGAGCATCTCCAGCGCCGCATCAAAATCGTCGGGTTCGCCATCCGCGAGTGGGACTTCCTGTCCCCAACGACAGAGCCCGCTGAGGCCAGCAGCTAA
- a CDS encoding transposase: protein MSGSGNSHPSESPRTRYLCEAYQLGIAIRNDLQDADLITIFENLDHSIDTIEDGYPAWHPSPLSFHAMVLAFVFMEITGDSYAAFTRRLSRQPEVATLLGFSRVPDASAFSRAWRNRFDDAVHEYVQTAAHFVVKEVHDFDIPAPEIRPKAEIVDEPPVEEDSAEDESFSQDEIVQTTRLARDHAFGYFESGRAANASYEDTRFFELQTFMGMVRCGTAQGAARFQYRRGEDYGPHGDTHLRAVKQFEPKYLVNGFNETTDRLLSVIASEASFHRPVTAAIDITTIPYYGDVEEMPMVSGTKDGEGRAFKFATLSIVGWNIPLVLAVEPVRESSAWDENPPNRIHRVVRRLVKRAKEHVPIETVLCDREFDSMRVFQTLSNLDVNYLIPKRITSSEREVIDRMDEDNQEVAVESASVHVEAGSHPMRFLYVPSTSGEGTTVFATNLRAGPDEAETFCRRYSHRWQIENEYKSIKGDFLAKTSSKDYRVRLFYFVFAVLLYNIWRLTDFLLKAGVDGEMNYAPVLTAGECVEIVASALIPPD from the coding sequence ATGAGTGGTTCTGGCAACTCGCACCCGAGTGAGAGTCCGCGAACGCGCTATCTGTGTGAAGCGTACCAGCTTGGGATCGCCATCCGAAACGATCTCCAAGATGCTGATCTCATCACCATATTTGAGAACCTAGATCACTCGATTGATACCATCGAAGATGGCTATCCAGCGTGGCATCCTTCCCCACTCTCCTTTCACGCGATGGTCCTCGCGTTCGTCTTCATGGAGATTACGGGCGACTCCTACGCCGCGTTCACTCGACGACTATCACGGCAACCAGAGGTGGCCACTCTCTTGGGATTCAGCCGTGTCCCTGACGCATCAGCATTTTCGCGGGCGTGGCGGAATCGATTCGACGATGCCGTCCACGAATACGTGCAGACTGCGGCCCACTTCGTCGTCAAGGAAGTCCATGATTTCGACATTCCTGCGCCTGAGATTCGACCCAAAGCAGAGATCGTCGACGAGCCTCCAGTAGAGGAGGACTCAGCGGAGGATGAATCGTTCTCACAGGACGAGATTGTCCAGACGACGCGACTCGCCCGTGATCACGCCTTCGGTTACTTCGAGTCTGGCCGTGCCGCGAACGCCTCCTACGAGGACACGCGGTTCTTCGAGTTGCAGACCTTCATGGGGATGGTTCGGTGCGGTACCGCGCAAGGAGCCGCGCGCTTCCAGTATCGGCGTGGTGAGGACTACGGCCCACATGGCGACACCCACCTCCGCGCCGTCAAACAATTCGAGCCCAAATATCTCGTGAACGGATTTAATGAGACGACGGACCGCTTGCTCTCAGTCATCGCCTCGGAAGCCTCGTTCCACCGTCCAGTGACCGCTGCGATCGACATCACGACCATTCCCTACTACGGGGATGTCGAGGAGATGCCGATGGTGAGCGGGACGAAAGACGGCGAGGGGCGGGCGTTCAAATTCGCCACACTCTCGATTGTCGGATGGAATATCCCGCTCGTCCTGGCTGTCGAGCCGGTGCGTGAGAGTTCAGCATGGGACGAGAACCCGCCGAACCGGATTCACCGGGTCGTCCGTCGGCTTGTCAAGCGGGCGAAAGAGCACGTCCCCATCGAGACGGTCCTCTGCGACCGCGAGTTCGATTCCATGCGCGTGTTTCAGACCCTCTCGAATCTCGACGTAAACTACCTCATCCCGAAGCGCATCACCAGCTCCGAGCGCGAGGTAATCGATCGGATGGACGAGGACAACCAGGAGGTCGCTGTTGAATCCGCGTCCGTCCACGTCGAGGCCGGCTCGCATCCGATGCGGTTTCTGTACGTTCCGTCAACGAGCGGTGAGGGAACTACTGTCTTCGCAACGAACCTCCGAGCCGGGCCAGATGAGGCCGAAACCTTCTGTCGGCGGTATAGCCATCGGTGGCAGATCGAAAACGAGTACAAGAGTATCAAGGGTGATTTTCTGGCGAAAACGTCCTCAAAGGACTATCGAGTTCGACTGTTCTATTTCGTGTTCGCGGTGTTACTGTATAATATCTGGCGGCTGACGGACTTTCTCCTGAAAGCGGGCGTCGACGGCGAAATGAATTACGCGCCCGTGCTGACGGCCGGTGAGTGTGTCGAGATCGTCGCCTCGGCTTTGATACCACCCGACTGA